The genomic window TTTTAGATTGTCTTATGATTCTGCATTTTTTAACCGAGTGCGTAATTTTGCGCAACAACGAATCTTGTTAGTATTCAGTGATCCGGGTGCATGAGCATTAAAAAGGGCaggtatgctttttttttctgttgtgatTCATGGTAGAGATTACGGCTGTCACCCCAGACGGCCAAGCACTCCCTGAACTACTGACGATTCTCTACACAGGTTCTAGGGTCACATGATAGTTCGTCatgctttttgtatttctttgaTCAGAGCTATAAAACTTCACGCACTTGCCGGTCACGCGGTGACTTAGATTTGGTCTGCGTAggtttttttcgtttgttttttttcctccagaAAAAGATTTTACTGCGGAAAGGGAAATGGTATGAGGGCTAAGTGAGAGAGTGTTGAATAAGAGGAGAATGTGCAGAGAGGAGGAAAAAAGCGGTGGGTGTTACTAATCGTCTGCGCCAATCGTATGTCGTGTTGGGTTTCTAACAAAGAGAGTGGATCGCTTAAAAGCGAACGTGCCTTCGACTGCCGAGCACAGATCACCGCAGCTACACTACACTCATCATGAAGCTGTCTACACTCGTCGCCACCACCTTCCTGGCCCTCCTTGTCGTCCAGTCTGCTAACGGCATGTTCCTGACCAGCTTGGCCCTGCTGCCTGTTTCGGCGGTCACGAGCATAGGCGGTATTGCCGGCCTCAAGCTCGCTATCGCCATGAAGCTCCTCGACAGGCTCGGCTGGTTTAAAGTTAGTCGCTACGGAGTTGGTCTGCGAGCCGGCATCGAAAGCAACAAGCTGCCCGACCGTGTCGTGCCACGCCCCGACCCAAAGGGCTTCTTCTCCGGCCCAACAATCTCCGTACCAATTGCGGCGTTGCCGTACTTAATCGGGGGTGCCAGGCAAAAGCCGCTGTCCCTTCGGCTGCCCGTCAAGGATTTCAAAATGCTCGCCAACGCCACGACCAACTTCAATTCACCCAAGGTGAAGTTTTCGTCCAGCGGATCTGCTAGCGTCAAAGGCGACAAGGCCACTGAACTGAAAGCATCTTCGGCTCTGAAGAGCCCATTCGTCAACGTGGAAGGGAAACACGCTGCAACTATTCGAGtgagtaattttttttcttttttcattgcgtCCTTTCACCGCGCTTAGGTGCGGGCTTTACTGTTGTCGTCATGCCACACTCCAGTAGAATGGCAAGATGCTGTGGTAATGTTCGGTTGTAACTTGGCGGTGGTCAtgcttaaattttttttttctacatcagTCCACTTAAGTCGAGTTGTTCAAATTGTTTCTATATTCACGCCTCAGAGCAGTGTTATTGTACGAATTCCACGTTGAATCAATTTTGCATTAACGTACGTTTCGACTCGTTAAAAGCAGCCGACATTTGCGTGTTCCTCCCATACATTTCGTGCGCACCTGATTCTTTCTGTTCCTACTTGATCTCTTTTTCGTATTGCTTCAGGGTCGCCGAAGCAGCGTCGAAACCGACCCGAACGTGATCAAGAACGCTATCAGCCTGGTCCGCGAACTCGACACCAACCACTGCATTCTACGCCTCTCCTGCGAGGTCAGCGCGGACCCCGCTTCCTACGGCCGCTACGGCCACCGTGTAGCTTCCTTCATGCGCCGTCTCGGACCCGTCGGCAAGGACTCCGCCTTCGTGGACTTTGAGAAGGCCTACCACAGGGGCCGGTCCAGCGGCATTCCTGCCTGCATTCAGGCGTACTCCTCCTGCAAGGTGGACCTCCGCGCTATGGTGGCCTTCGTACAGTCGTCATGAGACGCTTCATTTTAACATGTGATCTGTAAATATTTTAATAACATGACGCGACTGTCGCCACCTGTGTAAATAGCTAGAAATAAAGAGGTTGGCAAGAATATTTCCTTGTCTGACATAGCGTATGATTTCGTATGCAAGGAGTGGCACGTCCCGTTTCAGTGGTCTCTTACGCCGACGTTCTCCGCAGTCCGTGCTTTCGACATTTTCTTTACTATCATTCTGGATCGCTTACTTACGTGGCATACTTGCTGTCTCCAGCACCAGTGGCgcaaataaaggggggggggggggttctgagTTGTGTTCGCGCTTTAACGAACACGAAACGGGTATTACAACTGTTTTTAAGTACATGGGCGCTGCGAAAGGCAAGCAGTGCGAGATGGTATAGGTGTCTGAGATGTGTGTTGGTCGTGAAAACTCCGCAAAATAAAAATTTAGATATAGCGTGAAAATCAACCTTCTTCACGCGTGTGCcagagaaaccaatgcagccagttTCGTTCGAGTTTTTCATGCCCTGCTGCGTCTCGCCAATCAAGAGAATTAATTAATCCACTTAGTCCTAAAAAAATGCAGCCAGTTCTGCGAGAGTCCTCAAACATCCAATAAGACAAAGCCTGTGGGCAGGTCCACTAccagcagcaagtcaggctgaCGGGAGGCCGATGAGCTGGCGCAACATACAtgcgggaagaaaaaaaaaaagagtaagaaaGACTGCAATAACGCTCGAACCACCAAGCTCACCTGTTCATATTGTGCGCTTTAATTAGTACAGCTGCCAATCGGTTTGGAAACATTAACAAGCCGGCTTTGtattgtacttttttttc from Rhipicephalus microplus isolate Deutch F79 chromosome 7, USDA_Rmic, whole genome shotgun sequence includes these protein-coding regions:
- the LOC119179884 gene encoding uncharacterized protein LOC119179884, with translation MKLSTLVATTFLALLVVQSANGMFLTSLALLPVSAVTSIGGIAGLKLAIAMKLLDRLGWFKVSRYGVGLRAGIESNKLPDRVVPRPDPKGFFSGPTISVPIAALPYLIGGARQKPLSLRLPVKDFKMLANATTNFNSPKVKFSSSGSASVKGDKATELKASSALKSPFVNVEGKHAATIRGRRSSVETDPNVIKNAISLVRELDTNHCILRLSCEVSADPASYGRYGHRVASFMRRLGPVGKDSAFVDFEKAYHRGRSSGIPACIQAYSSCKVDLRAMVAFVQSS